One genomic region from Mycobacterium basiliense encodes:
- a CDS encoding DUF3558 domain-containing protein translates to MRRNLTTLALTAAALVALSPVVAGCSDSGDSTPGATVPSTPGNSEGRHGPFFPQCGGVSDQTVAQLTQISGLINTAKNSVGCQWLAGGGIMGPHFSFSWYRGSPIGRERKTEELSRASVEDINIDGHSGFIAIGNEPSLGDSLCEVGIQFQDDFIEWSVSFSQKPFPPPCDIARELTRQSIANSK, encoded by the coding sequence GTGCGGCGCAATTTGACGACGCTGGCTCTGACGGCAGCGGCCTTGGTGGCTTTGAGTCCTGTGGTGGCGGGGTGCTCTGATTCCGGTGATAGCACACCGGGTGCGACGGTCCCGTCGACACCGGGCAACTCTGAGGGGCGCCATGGACCCTTCTTCCCGCAGTGCGGCGGCGTCAGTGACCAAACGGTGGCCCAACTGACCCAGATCAGCGGCCTGATCAACACCGCCAAGAACTCGGTGGGCTGCCAGTGGCTGGCCGGTGGCGGCATCATGGGACCGCACTTCTCGTTCTCCTGGTACCGCGGTAGTCCGATCGGTCGGGAACGCAAAACCGAGGAACTGTCGCGCGCGAGCGTCGAAGACATCAATATCGATGGCCACAGCGGGTTTATCGCTATCGGCAACGAGCCCAGTCTTGGTGACTCGTTGTGTGAAGTCGGGATCCAGTTCCAGGACGATTTCATCGAGTGGTCGGTGAGCTTCAGTCAGAAGCCGTTCCCGCCGCCATGCGACATCGCCCGAGAACTGACCCGTCAGTCGATTGCGAACTCGAAATGA
- a CDS encoding ABC transporter ATP-binding protein, producing the protein MLLALLRQYIRPYRRLVAALMVLQLISTLASLYLPTVNAAIIDDGIARGDTHTILILGLVMLGVTGLQVLCAVGALYFGARTGTGFGRDLRRAVFEHVLTFSERETAQFGASTLLTRSTNDVRQIVFLVQTTATVLVIAPIMCFGGIVMAIHQEAALTWLLLVSVPILAITNYWIMTHMLPLFRSMQGLIDNINRVMRDQLSGVRVVRAFTREDFEQHRFARANAALSTTARNAGNWQAMMLPVTTLTINVSSVAVIWFGGLRIDRGQMQVGSLSAFLSYFAQILMAVLMATMTLVVLPRASVCAERITEVLTTPTALSNPQHPELPPAGVVGAVRLDGVTFTYPGADCPVLQDISFTAPPGASTAIVGSTGSGKSTLISLICRLRDVSGGAVFIDGIDVRDYHTEQLWGAVGLVPQRGYLFSGTVADNLRYGKADATEKEMWEALRVAAADDFVRAQGLNMRVGQGGINFSGGQRQRLAIARAVIRRPAIYLFDDAFSALDVHTDARVRAALRQVAREATVIVVTQRVSTASQADQVIVVDNGKLVGAGTHESLLADCPTYAEFATSQSVTVNVGGAP; encoded by the coding sequence ATGCTCCTGGCCCTGCTGCGCCAGTACATCCGCCCGTACCGTCGGCTGGTCGCCGCCTTGATGGTGCTGCAACTCATCAGCACCCTGGCTTCGCTGTACCTGCCGACGGTCAACGCCGCGATCATCGACGACGGCATAGCCCGAGGCGACACCCACACCATTCTCATACTGGGCCTGGTGATGCTAGGGGTCACCGGATTGCAGGTGCTGTGCGCGGTGGGGGCGCTCTACTTCGGCGCGCGGACCGGGACCGGCTTCGGCCGCGACCTACGTCGCGCCGTGTTCGAACACGTCCTCACCTTCTCCGAGCGAGAAACCGCGCAATTTGGCGCGTCGACGTTGTTGACCCGCAGCACCAACGACGTCCGCCAGATCGTGTTTCTGGTGCAGACCACCGCCACCGTGTTGGTCATCGCACCGATCATGTGCTTCGGCGGCATCGTCATGGCGATCCACCAGGAGGCCGCGCTGACGTGGCTGCTGCTAGTCAGCGTCCCGATCCTGGCGATCACCAACTACTGGATCATGACCCACATGCTGCCGCTGTTTCGCAGCATGCAAGGCCTGATCGACAACATCAACCGGGTGATGCGCGACCAGCTGTCCGGCGTCCGAGTGGTTCGTGCGTTCACCCGGGAAGACTTTGAGCAACACAGATTCGCTCGCGCGAACGCCGCGCTGTCGACTACCGCCCGCAACGCGGGAAACTGGCAGGCAATGATGCTGCCGGTAACCACTCTGACCATCAACGTGTCCAGTGTGGCGGTGATCTGGTTCGGGGGCCTGCGCATCGACCGGGGGCAGATGCAGGTTGGCTCGCTAAGCGCTTTCCTGTCGTACTTCGCGCAGATCTTGATGGCGGTGCTGATGGCAACCATGACGCTGGTGGTGCTGCCGCGAGCATCCGTGTGCGCCGAGCGGATCACCGAAGTGCTCACCACCCCCACCGCGTTGAGCAACCCGCAACACCCCGAATTACCGCCGGCCGGCGTGGTCGGCGCGGTCCGCTTGGACGGCGTGACATTCACCTATCCTGGCGCTGATTGCCCAGTGCTACAAGACATCTCGTTTACCGCGCCGCCCGGCGCCAGCACGGCGATCGTTGGCAGCACCGGTTCGGGTAAGTCGACCTTGATATCGCTGATCTGCCGGCTACGCGACGTCAGCGGCGGTGCTGTCTTCATCGACGGTATCGACGTCCGCGATTACCACACCGAACAACTGTGGGGCGCGGTTGGCCTGGTGCCGCAGCGTGGCTACCTGTTCTCCGGGACGGTCGCGGACAACCTGCGCTACGGGAAAGCCGACGCGACCGAAAAAGAGATGTGGGAGGCGCTACGCGTCGCCGCGGCCGACGATTTCGTCCGGGCTCAGGGGCTGAACATGCGAGTCGGCCAGGGCGGGATCAACTTCTCCGGTGGGCAACGTCAGCGACTGGCGATCGCCCGGGCGGTGATCCGCCGCCCCGCGATCTACCTGTTCGACGACGCGTTTTCCGCCCTCGACGTACATACTGACGCGCGGGTGCGCGCAGCATTGCGACAGGTAGCTCGGGAAGCCACAGTTATTGTTGTTACACAACGTGTTTCGACTGCATCGCAGGCCGACCAGGTGATCGTCGTCGACAACGGGAAGCTGGTCGGCGCGGGCACCCACGAATCGCTGCTGGCCGACTGTCCCACCTATGCCGAGTTCGCCACCTCGCAGTCGGTGACCGTCAACGTCGGAGGCGCTCCGTGA